Proteins co-encoded in one Bremerella sp. TYQ1 genomic window:
- a CDS encoding NADAR family protein translates to MAIEFYSTKAKYGEFSNFAAFGFHVDGQFYRTSEHYFQVMKFEDEAYREKIRETKSPMIAARLGRSRKVKIREDWEEVKVDVMREALQAKFAEHAELRELLLSTGDEPLVEAAARDYFWGVGKDGTGQNWLGKLLMELREQLQNEKKRQTQGMQQ, encoded by the coding sequence ATGGCGATTGAATTTTATTCGACCAAAGCGAAGTATGGTGAGTTCTCGAACTTTGCCGCTTTCGGTTTTCACGTGGACGGGCAGTTTTATCGAACCAGCGAGCATTACTTCCAAGTCATGAAGTTCGAGGATGAAGCGTATCGGGAAAAGATTCGCGAGACGAAAAGTCCGATGATCGCTGCTCGTCTTGGCCGGAGCCGCAAAGTGAAGATTCGCGAAGACTGGGAAGAAGTGAAAGTCGACGTGATGCGCGAAGCGCTTCAAGCAAAGTTCGCCGAGCATGCCGAACTGCGAGAGTTACTTTTGAGCACCGGCGACGAACCGCTCGTCGAGGCAGCCGCTCGCGATTACTTTTGGGGCGTTGGAAAAGATGGTACCGGGCAAAACTGGCTTGGCAAGCTGCTCATGGAGCTACGCGAACAATTACAAAACGAAAAGAAACGACAAACACAAGGAATGCAACAATGA
- the pncA gene encoding bifunctional nicotinamidase/pyrazinamidase has protein sequence MKALLLIDIQNDFLPGGALAVAEGDIVVPVANSLMEQFPLVVATQDWHPGDHRSFASQHKGHGVGEMIELNGIPQVLWPDHCVQGSLGAEFAAELNQHGIDHVVPKGTDREIDSYSGFFDNDHRTATGLEQYLKEKGVDEVHLVGLATDYCVKFTALDAVSLGFKTIVHREGIRGVELSPGDCDKAIEAMQAAGINVI, from the coding sequence ATGAAAGCCCTTTTGTTGATTGATATTCAGAACGACTTTTTGCCGGGGGGCGCGTTGGCGGTTGCTGAGGGAGATATTGTCGTTCCGGTGGCGAATTCGTTGATGGAGCAATTTCCGTTGGTGGTTGCCACGCAGGATTGGCATCCAGGCGATCATCGTTCGTTTGCCAGTCAGCACAAGGGACATGGCGTGGGAGAAATGATCGAGCTGAACGGGATTCCCCAGGTACTTTGGCCGGATCATTGCGTTCAAGGAAGTCTGGGGGCCGAATTCGCCGCGGAGCTGAACCAACATGGCATCGATCATGTTGTACCAAAAGGGACCGATCGTGAGATCGATAGCTACAGCGGGTTCTTCGATAACGACCATCGCACCGCGACTGGACTGGAACAATACCTCAAGGAAAAGGGTGTCGACGAAGTCCACTTGGTCGGCCTGGCGACAGACTACTGTGTGAAGTTCACCGCTCTCGATGCCGTTTCGCTTGGTTTCAAAACGATCGTCCATCGAGAAGGCATTCGCGGTGTCGAGCTTTCGCCGGGCGATTGCGACAAGGCGATCGAAGCGATGCAGGCCGCAGGCATTAACGTGATTTAG
- a CDS encoding RNA 2'-phosphotransferase, protein MNLSADKRKSVSKRLSYVLRHRPDSIGISLSPGGWVTVEELLAALSQHGKTVSRDLLDEVVRTNDKQRFEFSEDGSQIRARQGHSAKVDLQYEVATPPELLFHGTATRFLESIFEQGLIKGRRHHVHLSTNRETMIAVGQRHGKPVVLAVDAQRMHAAGHEFFVTENDVWLTDHVPPEYLRPLDDA, encoded by the coding sequence ATGAACCTAAGTGCTGACAAACGGAAATCGGTCAGCAAGCGGCTGAGCTATGTCTTACGGCATCGGCCAGACTCGATCGGAATTTCACTAAGCCCTGGCGGCTGGGTGACTGTCGAAGAACTATTAGCCGCTCTCTCGCAGCATGGCAAAACGGTATCACGAGACCTGCTGGACGAAGTCGTGCGTACCAACGACAAGCAGCGATTCGAGTTCTCGGAAGATGGCTCGCAGATTCGAGCGCGACAAGGGCATTCGGCCAAAGTTGACTTGCAGTACGAAGTGGCGACGCCGCCGGAGCTTTTGTTTCATGGCACCGCGACACGCTTTCTCGAATCGATCTTCGAGCAAGGACTCATCAAAGGGCGACGGCATCACGTTCATCTTTCGACCAATCGCGAAACGATGATTGCTGTGGGACAACGCCATGGGAAACCGGTTGTCTTGGCTGTCGACGCCCAAAGGATGCATGCGGCAGGGCACGAGTTCTTCGTGACCGAAAACGATGTTTGGCTTACCGATCACGTTCCGCCGGAGTATCTCCGTCCGCTCGACGACGCTTAA
- a CDS encoding pyridoxal phosphate-dependent aminotransferase, which yields MSSEMSEKLISGLKIPTAEDAFEWSPPLRALPVPGIRRMVNLAASMKDVIHLSIGQPDFPCPKHIVDAYIHALQEGETGYTMDAGLPELLKELSSYYCKRTGREITEDNILVTTGATEAMYLAISVTSAPGRQFLIPDPCFPLYAPLVRMHGGEVKPIPTRAEHGHQLDPQDVINAIGPRTFAIILNSPNNPTGAVYPQETIEAIVQEAAYQGIKVISDEVYDHLLLDDLDYASVLGHASDLDHVMIASSFSKSYSMAGLRIGWVISSQGTIKMLRRYHMFTTTVANTPSQWAGVAALRGGEECIADMVKEYRRRRDRIVQLVSESPHLTGYWPQGGFFIFPSLPPHTNASNVALRMLEDIGVCVVPGEAFGESCNNSLRISYSTSMEKIEEAFQRMIPWLAKQEL from the coding sequence ATGTCGAGCGAAATGTCTGAGAAGCTGATTTCTGGTCTCAAGATTCCTACGGCCGAAGATGCTTTTGAATGGAGCCCGCCGCTGAGGGCTTTGCCGGTTCCTGGGATTCGCCGGATGGTGAACCTTGCCGCTTCGATGAAGGATGTCATTCATCTTTCGATCGGACAGCCAGACTTCCCTTGTCCCAAGCATATCGTCGACGCATACATTCATGCGCTGCAGGAAGGAGAAACCGGCTACACCATGGATGCCGGTTTGCCGGAACTGCTGAAAGAGCTTTCCAGTTATTACTGCAAACGAACCGGACGAGAGATCACCGAAGACAACATCCTTGTCACGACCGGGGCAACGGAAGCGATGTACCTGGCCATTAGCGTCACGTCCGCGCCCGGTCGGCAGTTTCTGATTCCCGACCCTTGCTTCCCGCTGTATGCTCCGCTTGTTCGCATGCATGGGGGCGAAGTCAAACCGATCCCAACGCGAGCCGAGCATGGGCATCAACTCGATCCGCAAGACGTCATCAACGCAATCGGGCCACGGACGTTCGCGATTATCTTAAATTCGCCCAACAATCCGACCGGAGCGGTTTACCCGCAAGAGACGATCGAGGCGATCGTGCAGGAAGCAGCCTACCAGGGTATCAAAGTGATCAGCGACGAAGTGTACGATCACTTGTTGCTGGACGACTTAGACTACGCCAGCGTGCTGGGACATGCGTCGGACTTAGACCACGTGATGATCGCCAGTAGTTTCTCGAAGTCGTACTCGATGGCAGGCCTGCGAATCGGCTGGGTTATTTCCAGTCAGGGAACGATCAAGATGCTACGGCGTTACCACATGTTTACCACCACGGTAGCCAACACGCCGTCGCAGTGGGCAGGCGTTGCCGCGCTGCGGGGTGGCGAAGAGTGCATCGCCGACATGGTCAAAGAGTATCGCCGCAGGCGCGACCGCATCGTGCAGCTAGTGAGCGAATCACCTCACCTGACTGGTTATTGGCCGCAAGGGGGTTTCTTCATTTTCCCTTCGCTGCCGCCGCACACCAATGCGAGTAACGTGGCGCTGCGAATGCTGGAAGATATCGGCGTCTGTGTCGTACCAGGCGAAGCCTTCGGCGAGAGCTGTAACAATTCGTTGCGAATCAGTTATTCGACGTCGATGGAGAAAATCGAAGAGGCGTTCCAACGGATGATTCCGTGGCTGGCCAAGCAAGAGCTTTAA
- a CDS encoding amidase → MSHESTQVADMTAGEMTTFFATGELTPTEAAEACLARIHQHNEKVNAYNILNEEITMEAAQRSTERWRLGTPLGPIDGVPVAVKDIFMTKGWPNRKGSTLTSPEPVSVDAPAIAALRRNGFVPLGRTTTPEFGWKGVTDNPLDGVTSNPWDPSKVSGGSSGGSGAAVPLGMGPLALGTDAGGSIRIPAGFCGIVGHKPTHGVCPMWPPSAFYPLAHVGPMTWTVADTALLMDVLAEPDPRDMTLPNCSVSFRDVLEHVDLSGLRIALSPTLGYVKNDPDVHAAVVATGAAFEEAGGIVEECDPGFSDPLESFNRLFYGGAANALRDIGPEDRAKMDPNLIHVAEWASKLSMLEFLEASNERAALTETMSLFHQKYDLLLTPTLPIPAFDAGLEVPAGWEQDRWPTWTPYTYPFNMTGQPAVSVPCGFTSQGLPIGLQIVGPRHADALVLQAAHFYQQARPLTSIRPKMLD, encoded by the coding sequence ATGTCTCACGAGTCGACTCAAGTGGCCGATATGACCGCAGGCGAAATGACGACGTTTTTCGCCACCGGCGAGCTTACCCCCACCGAAGCGGCCGAGGCATGCCTCGCGCGGATTCATCAGCACAACGAAAAAGTCAACGCCTACAACATTCTTAACGAAGAAATCACCATGGAGGCGGCCCAACGTTCGACCGAGCGTTGGCGACTCGGCACGCCGCTTGGTCCGATCGATGGCGTCCCTGTCGCCGTCAAAGATATCTTCATGACCAAAGGGTGGCCGAACCGGAAAGGTTCGACACTGACTTCCCCTGAACCGGTTTCGGTGGATGCTCCTGCGATTGCGGCACTTCGCCGTAACGGATTTGTTCCGCTCGGCCGAACCACCACGCCAGAGTTTGGCTGGAAAGGAGTGACCGATAACCCGCTCGATGGCGTCACGTCGAACCCTTGGGATCCGAGCAAAGTTTCCGGAGGGTCCAGCGGCGGCAGTGGTGCAGCAGTTCCCCTTGGCATGGGCCCCTTGGCACTTGGGACCGACGCTGGTGGGTCGATTCGAATCCCGGCAGGCTTCTGCGGAATCGTTGGACATAAGCCTACCCACGGCGTTTGCCCCATGTGGCCTCCCAGTGCGTTTTATCCACTGGCCCACGTGGGACCGATGACGTGGACCGTCGCCGACACCGCTTTGCTGATGGACGTTTTGGCCGAGCCTGATCCGCGCGACATGACGCTGCCCAACTGTTCCGTTTCCTTCCGCGATGTCTTGGAGCATGTCGACTTAAGCGGATTGCGAATCGCGTTGAGCCCCACGCTTGGCTACGTGAAGAACGATCCCGACGTGCATGCCGCAGTGGTCGCGACTGGGGCCGCATTCGAGGAAGCAGGCGGGATCGTGGAAGAGTGCGATCCTGGCTTCTCCGATCCGCTCGAATCGTTCAACCGATTATTCTACGGCGGCGCAGCCAACGCCCTGCGAGATATCGGCCCCGAAGACCGCGCGAAGATGGATCCGAATTTAATCCATGTTGCCGAGTGGGCCAGCAAGTTGTCGATGCTCGAATTTTTAGAAGCGTCGAACGAACGCGCGGCACTGACCGAAACGATGAGTCTTTTCCATCAGAAGTACGACTTGCTGCTGACGCCGACATTGCCGATTCCGGCCTTCGATGCCGGGCTGGAAGTGCCTGCCGGATGGGAACAAGATCGTTGGCCGACATGGACCCCGTATACCTATCCGTTCAACATGACCGGGCAACCTGCCGTTTCGGTACCATGCGGATTCACCTCGCAAGGATTACCAATCGGGCTTCAAATCGTCGGCCCCCGCCACGCCGATGCCCTGGTCCTGCAAGCGGCACACTTCTATCAACAAGCCCGGCCACTAACATCGATCCGCCCCAAGATGTTGGATTAA